The Geodermatophilaceae bacterium NBWT11 genome has a segment encoding these proteins:
- a CDS encoding DUF2795 domain-containing protein, with the protein MRDDVLAAESEAVTRTGHDGRVEESREAEPSGEDQPDVDAAPDGTLTGGVPAGTDAATVQLRSELARWLDRADFPSTGADLVEAARDHRAPDAVADELSRLPGGETYTRIGEVVRALGHPTED; encoded by the coding sequence ATGCGCGACGACGTGCTCGCCGCGGAGTCCGAGGCGGTCACCCGCACCGGGCACGACGGCCGGGTGGAGGAGTCCCGGGAGGCCGAGCCCAGCGGCGAGGACCAGCCCGATGTCGACGCCGCTCCCGACGGCACCCTGACCGGTGGGGTGCCGGCCGGGACGGACGCCGCGACCGTGCAGCTGCGGAGCGAGCTGGCGCGCTGGCTGGACCGGGCGGACTTCCCGAGCACCGGCGCCGACCTGGTCGAGGCCGCCCGGGACCACCGGGCGCCGGACGCGGTGGCCGACGAGCTGTCCCGGCTGCCCGGAGGGGAGACCTACACCCGGATCGGCGAGGTGGTCCGCGCCCTGGGCCACCCCACGGAGGACTGA
- a CDS encoding DUF2945 domain-containing protein gives MSDDLKKGDDVTWKTHGTKTEGTVTRKITEETEAGGRTVKASEDEPQYEVESDKSGKTAVHKPEALDKQ, from the coding sequence GTGAGCGACGACCTCAAGAAGGGTGACGACGTCACCTGGAAGACCCACGGCACCAAGACCGAGGGCACCGTGACACGGAAGATCACCGAGGAGACCGAGGCCGGTGGTCGGACGGTCAAGGCCAGCGAGGACGAGCCGCAGTACGAGGTGGAGAGCGACAAGTCCGGCAAGACCGCGGTGCACAAGCCCGAGGCGCTGGACAAGCAGTGA
- a CDS encoding siderophore-interacting protein, translating into MSTLDVSSPEGTRPVDVLTVVSTTDVTPAVRRVSLSASPEVVAAAGPTLALLVPRVGDRAPRWPDVARDGRIVWPQGSHGVALRSYTARRQDPGAGLVDIDFVLHGDGPAATWAAAATPGDVLAVASVAPLGHTPAGWVLLVGDETALPAISRILAAADPGTRGVALLEVAGAAEEQPLAHPAGVEVRWLHRGDADPGAPDLLVAAVAALETPADPDVFAWVAAESATVRAVRADLRGRWGLGRAQHHAIGYWRRGRAMSPAG; encoded by the coding sequence GTGAGCACCCTCGACGTGAGCAGCCCGGAGGGGACCCGCCCGGTCGACGTGCTGACCGTGGTGTCCACCACCGACGTCACGCCCGCCGTGCGCCGGGTCTCGCTGTCGGCGTCTCCCGAGGTGGTCGCCGCAGCCGGACCCACCCTGGCCCTGCTCGTGCCCCGCGTCGGGGACCGCGCGCCCCGCTGGCCCGACGTGGCGCGGGACGGCCGGATCGTGTGGCCGCAGGGCAGCCACGGCGTCGCGCTGCGCAGCTACACCGCGCGCCGGCAGGACCCCGGTGCCGGTCTCGTCGACATCGACTTCGTGCTGCACGGCGACGGCCCCGCCGCCACCTGGGCCGCCGCTGCCACCCCGGGAGACGTGCTGGCCGTGGCCAGCGTGGCCCCCCTCGGGCACACCCCCGCCGGGTGGGTGCTGCTGGTCGGCGACGAGACCGCACTGCCGGCGATCAGCCGGATCCTCGCCGCGGCCGACCCCGGCACCCGGGGCGTGGCCCTGCTGGAGGTCGCCGGCGCCGCCGAGGAGCAGCCCCTGGCGCACCCCGCCGGGGTCGAGGTCCGCTGGCTGCACCGCGGGGACGCCGACCCGGGGGCACCCGACCTGCTGGTCGCCGCCGTCGCCGCCCTGGAGACGCCGGCCGACCCCGACGTCTTCGCCTGGGTCGCCGCGGAGTCCGCGACCGTCCGCGCCGTCCGGGCCGACCTCCGGGGACGGTGGGGCCTGGGCCGGGCCCAGCACCACGCGATCGGCTACTGGCGGCGTGGACGGGCGATGTCCCCCGCCGGGTGA
- a CDS encoding response regulator transcription factor, whose protein sequence is MTTTAPERGGHVSSSAGPRTPEARLLVVDDEPNIRELLSASLRYAGFEVATAADGQQALAVAAQFRPDLLVLDVMMPGLDGFGVVRRLRQNGTQTPVLFLTARDAAEDKVSGLTLGGDDYVTKPFSLDEVLARIRAVLRRSLSARPVGEAPRLVFADIELDEESHEVLKAGELISLSPTEFKLLRYLMSNPGRVLSKAQILDHVWNYDFNGEANVVESYISYLRRKIDTTEPRLLHTLRGVGYSLRLPRGS, encoded by the coding sequence ATGACGACGACGGCACCGGAGCGCGGAGGGCACGTGAGCAGCAGCGCGGGACCCCGGACCCCCGAGGCGCGGCTCCTCGTGGTGGACGACGAGCCGAACATCCGCGAGCTGCTCTCGGCCAGCCTGCGGTACGCCGGCTTCGAGGTGGCGACCGCCGCCGACGGCCAGCAGGCCCTCGCCGTCGCCGCGCAGTTCCGCCCCGACCTGCTGGTGCTCGACGTGATGATGCCCGGCCTCGACGGCTTCGGCGTCGTCCGCCGACTGCGGCAGAACGGCACCCAGACCCCGGTGCTGTTCCTCACCGCCCGGGACGCCGCCGAGGACAAGGTGTCGGGCCTGACGCTGGGCGGCGACGACTACGTCACCAAGCCCTTCAGCCTCGACGAGGTCCTGGCCCGCATCCGCGCCGTGCTGCGCCGCAGCCTCAGCGCCCGGCCGGTCGGTGAGGCCCCGCGGCTGGTGTTCGCCGACATCGAGCTGGACGAGGAGTCCCACGAGGTCCTCAAGGCCGGCGAGCTGATCAGCCTGTCGCCCACGGAGTTCAAGCTGCTGCGCTACCTGATGAGCAACCCGGGCCGGGTGCTCTCCAAGGCGCAGATCCTCGACCACGTGTGGAACTACGACTTCAACGGCGAGGCCAACGTCGTGGAGTCCTACATCTCCTACCTGCGCCGCAAGATCGACACCACCGAGCCCCGGTTGCTGCACACCCTGCGCGGCGTCGGCTACTCGTTGCGCCTGCCCCGCGGGAGCTGA
- a CDS encoding HAMP domain-containing histidine kinase produces the protein MPLRITLVGLLVVLVALALAATGFAATNLLREYLVDQQDAQLSGYARDLEGDPATTQTNCSSPGFPFGASYFACVPTDGQTRVFYGPRTSVSSLPDVSAIDVDSIAAYDDAPLTVRGADGSTSWRLVAAQVSDGLVVVVGIDLSDDEKILGRLIAIQVVVGLLVLVLLGVAGYLLVRNSLRPLVEVEHTAAAIAGGDLSRRVPAGDDRTEVGRLSTALNGMLSRIEGAFRAQATSEEQARASEARMRRFVADASHELRTPLTSIRGFAELHRHGAASDPESTARMMGRIEAEATRMGLLVEDLLQLARLDQQRTLALLPVDLAEVAGDAVHDAGAVQPDRPVSLVLEPSLTDVPVVLGDESRLRQVVGNLVTNALTHTPVDAAVTVSLSEDPADPDVVTLTVADRGPGMDPADAERVFERFYRADASRTRAAGGTGLGLSIVSSLVQAHGGTVTVRTAPGEGAAFVVRLPRSGPPDSGQLVPGEDPDPATDAPG, from the coding sequence GTGCCGCTGCGGATCACCCTGGTCGGCCTCCTCGTCGTGCTGGTCGCCCTGGCGCTGGCGGCCACCGGCTTCGCGGCGACCAACCTCCTGCGCGAGTACCTCGTCGACCAGCAGGACGCCCAGCTCAGCGGCTACGCCCGCGACCTGGAGGGCGACCCGGCGACGACCCAGACCAACTGCAGCTCACCGGGGTTCCCCTTCGGCGCCAGCTACTTCGCCTGCGTGCCCACCGACGGCCAGACCCGGGTCTTCTACGGTCCGCGGACGAGCGTCTCCTCCCTGCCCGACGTCTCGGCCATCGACGTGGACAGCATCGCCGCCTACGACGACGCACCGCTCACCGTCCGCGGGGCCGACGGCAGCACCTCCTGGCGGCTGGTGGCCGCCCAGGTCTCGGACGGGCTCGTCGTGGTGGTGGGCATCGACCTGTCCGACGACGAGAAGATCCTCGGCCGGCTGATCGCCATCCAGGTCGTCGTCGGCCTGCTGGTGCTGGTGCTGCTGGGCGTCGCCGGGTACCTGCTGGTGCGCAACTCGTTGCGCCCGCTGGTCGAGGTCGAGCACACGGCGGCCGCGATCGCCGGCGGCGACCTGTCCCGCCGGGTGCCCGCCGGCGACGACCGCACCGAGGTCGGGCGGCTGTCCACGGCGCTCAACGGGATGCTCAGCCGGATCGAGGGCGCGTTCCGGGCGCAGGCGACGTCGGAGGAGCAGGCCCGGGCCTCGGAGGCCCGGATGCGCCGGTTCGTCGCCGACGCCAGCCACGAGCTGCGCACCCCGCTGACCTCGATCCGCGGCTTCGCCGAGCTGCACCGGCACGGCGCGGCCAGCGACCCGGAGAGCACCGCCCGGATGATGGGCCGGATCGAGGCCGAGGCCACCCGGATGGGCCTGCTCGTGGAGGACCTGCTGCAGCTGGCCCGGCTGGACCAGCAGCGCACCCTGGCTCTGCTCCCGGTCGACCTGGCCGAGGTCGCCGGGGACGCCGTCCACGACGCCGGCGCGGTCCAACCCGACCGGCCGGTGTCCCTGGTGCTCGAGCCATCCCTGACCGACGTCCCCGTGGTGCTGGGCGACGAGTCCCGGCTGCGCCAGGTGGTGGGCAACCTGGTCACCAACGCCCTCACCCACACCCCGGTCGACGCCGCGGTCACCGTGTCGCTGTCCGAGGACCCCGCGGACCCCGACGTGGTCACCCTGACCGTGGCCGACCGGGGCCCGGGCATGGACCCGGCCGACGCCGAGCGGGTCTTCGAGCGCTTCTACCGGGCCGATGCCTCGCGCACCCGGGCCGCCGGGGGCACCGGGCTGGGCCTGTCCATCGTGTCCTCGCTGGTGCAGGCGCACGGTGGCACCGTCACCGTGCGGACGGCGCCCGGTGAGGGGGCAGCCTTCGTCGTCCGGCTGCCCCGGTCCGGCCCCCCGGACAGCGGCCAGCTGGTGCCCGGGGAGGACCCCGACCCCGCCACCGACGCCCCCGGCTAG
- a CDS encoding PaaI family thioesterase: MTTESPYDPELMAAVTDLGDAVRELVQASVRTTVGPSQLAAAAARAREISRGLLTSTRDRHELPALDDPVAFRRVFSPVTGVGSAIAPPLRIRRDGAGVVAEATLGLQYEGPPGFLHGGMSGLLMDQLLGSAAVAADRWGMTAHLELDYRGPVPLQTPLVFRAWVAEEDGRKTTVHGSVALAADPDRVLVSVRGLFVTPRDEQMAAYFGEITDASGKHAPPGRATDATALHPGDDA, translated from the coding sequence GTGACCACCGAGAGCCCCTACGACCCCGAGCTGATGGCCGCGGTCACCGACCTGGGCGACGCCGTCCGCGAGCTGGTGCAGGCCTCGGTGCGCACCACGGTCGGCCCCAGCCAGCTCGCCGCCGCCGCTGCCCGGGCGCGGGAGATCAGCCGGGGGCTGCTCACCAGCACCCGGGACCGGCACGAGCTCCCGGCCCTGGACGACCCGGTCGCCTTCCGCCGGGTGTTCTCCCCGGTCACCGGGGTGGGCAGCGCGATCGCCCCGCCGCTGCGCATCCGCCGGGACGGGGCCGGCGTGGTCGCCGAGGCCACCCTGGGCCTGCAGTACGAGGGCCCGCCCGGCTTCCTGCACGGCGGCATGAGCGGTCTGCTGATGGACCAGCTGCTGGGCTCCGCCGCAGTCGCCGCGGACCGCTGGGGCATGACGGCGCACCTGGAGCTGGACTACCGCGGCCCGGTGCCGCTGCAGACGCCGCTGGTGTTCCGCGCCTGGGTGGCCGAGGAGGACGGCCGCAAGACCACGGTCCACGGCAGCGTCGCCCTGGCCGCCGACCCCGACCGGGTGCTCGTCTCCGTGCGCGGGCTCTTCGTCACCCCCCGGGACGAGCAGATGGCCGCCTACTTCGGCGAGATCACCGACGCCTCCGGCAAGCACGCCCCGCCCGGTCGGGCCACCGACGCCACCGCCCTGCACCCCGGGGACGACGCGTGA
- a CDS encoding 3'(2'),5'-bisphosphate nucleotidase CysQ yields the protein MSRSDVEVAALAARAAADVLLPLLQAGELHDEALGDAGDAAAQAAIAAVLAEHRPDDAVFSEEAVDDPARLTADRLWIVDPLDGTREYRSGDRHDWAVHVALWERSAGDLTAAAVGLPALGEVVTTDPAPVVPPVPDGPLRVAVSRSRPPAQARAAADALGAVLVPLGSAGYKTLAVVRGEADAYVHAGGMYQWDSAAPVAVARAAGLFASRLDGSPLQYAVAEAWLPDLVVCRPELADRVLAAVRAGA from the coding sequence GTGAGCCGCAGCGACGTCGAGGTCGCCGCCCTCGCCGCCCGGGCCGCCGCCGACGTCCTGCTGCCGCTGCTGCAGGCCGGTGAGCTGCACGACGAGGCCCTCGGCGACGCCGGGGACGCCGCCGCCCAGGCCGCGATCGCCGCCGTCCTCGCTGAGCACCGGCCCGACGACGCGGTGTTCAGCGAGGAGGCCGTCGACGACCCGGCCCGGCTCACCGCGGACCGGCTGTGGATCGTCGACCCGCTGGACGGCACCCGGGAGTACCGCTCCGGGGACCGGCACGACTGGGCGGTGCACGTGGCGTTGTGGGAACGCTCCGCGGGCGACCTGACGGCAGCGGCCGTGGGGCTGCCCGCACTCGGCGAGGTGGTCACCACCGACCCGGCCCCGGTCGTCCCCCCGGTGCCCGACGGTCCGCTGCGCGTCGCGGTGTCCCGCAGCCGACCGCCGGCGCAGGCCCGGGCCGCCGCGGACGCCCTGGGCGCCGTCCTCGTGCCGTTGGGGTCGGCCGGCTACAAGACGCTGGCCGTGGTGCGTGGGGAGGCCGACGCCTACGTGCACGCCGGCGGGATGTACCAGTGGGACTCCGCCGCCCCGGTCGCCGTCGCCCGCGCAGCGGGGCTGTTCGCCTCCCGGCTGGACGGCTCGCCGCTGCAGTACGCGGTGGCCGAGGCGTGGCTGCCCGACCTGGTCGTGTGTCGGCCCGAGCTGGCCGACCGGGTGCTGGCCGCGGTGCGCGCCGGGGCATGA